CTTTCTTCAGTTTATTGGCCAAGACTCAAAGGTAGATGTCTACTAGTGGTACTTGTGCATAACATGACTGATCTGTTGGAATTGTCTTGGATACCGTGAATCGTGCGTTGATACTGTGAATCTTCTTGTCAAGGACAGTCAAATGATACCAATCCATTGATGAGCAGCTGTCAGTACTCGTTTTTGGCCAGAGTACTCTTACATACTTTTGTAGGACTGCAAAGAGCGATTCCATCGCAGAaactactacttgtaagaCAAGTACGAAACTAAGAACCGTTGCGACACTGACAGCCAGCACCATTGGACTATAGAGGGAGCCAGGGTATCAGCCGACTCAGACAAGCCCGACAACCTGAAGACCAAGAGTCCCCAGAGCCGGAGGAGCAAGATGAACCATGTGGAGAAATACGTGCCGAGTCGCCAGCTACACAGTTGTCGAGTCGGAACTTCGAGCGGATACTCCTGAAAGCATTATTCCCAAACAAGACATTTCCTGCTGGCGAACATCACTTCTCGGCTCTTCGGATGCGACAATGTCTGCCGGCAGACCCATACCAGTCAGTATCTGGACTATGGAAGTATGGTCATTAACAGGCTCTGTTCAAAAAGCTCTTGTGGCGATATGGACGGTCGCAGGGTCATCTAGAGTCACAGAAATTCCTACAAGAGCCTTCGGGTCGCGGCCGGTTGCCTCTTCATCCGCACTGTAGTTTTCAATCCATTCACTCTAAAGATACGACAACTAAATATAtagagagaaagagaaaatGGCCGTAGTTTCGGCGACCAGTGTCCATAGTTTTCGGCGACAAGTGTCCATAGTTTCGGCGACGTGTCCCATAGTTTTTCGGCGACAGGTGACCTGTTCGAGGTACCATCGTAGCCAGTGAGGATCTCGGAACTTGCCACAGTAGACAGAGACAACCTGCTCCAGTCACTGTCGTATTCGCCTCTACTTAGTGTCAGTTGTGTATGTCACGTCATCTAAATCCGAGTCATCGCTGACTTCGGATCACTCATCCTTCATGATTCATCAATGCATTCTGTTATGTCGCTTTCTCAGCACGTTGAAGATACGCACATACTATCGGGCGAGACTACAAGTGTACCCGAAAGACAGACACCTCCAGCTACGCGGTCAGCATCTGTCTACAGTCTCATGACACTCTCCCTCCCCACATTATGTATCTCAGAGCATGACAGTCGCATTCGAGGGCCGCTCTGGAGCGGCTTGAAGAACGTCTCTGCCGCCCACTCGTACCACACGACCTTTCCGTCGGTCTTTCGCCAGAAGCAAAGGTCAGCTTCAGAATGATCGGGCACGTTCATCGGAGTCTTCAACGGAAACCAAATGGGGAACCACGACAACATGTCTGGAGACTTGTGTCTGGTATGCGGAACAGTAGACAGGGACACGTCCTGGAAGAGAACAGCCTCAAAGTAGCCAGCAATTCCATGCACACATGCCTTGGCTGGGATCTCGAACGATGTCTTCGAGAAACGCGTATTGTGGATATTTTCTTTGCTGAACGCAGCAGGGTTTCCGGGGTGTGCAAACGACCACAGAGGTTTGGCTTGTGCCAAAATATCCACCTGCTTGAGCATAACCACGTAGGGGGTATTGAAAGAGTTATTGGGCGAACTCGTAGTGCCTCCAGATCCCTGTTGAGGGCCCTGGGCGGGTGTGGGACCACCAGAGAGCACAGAGTTGTACAGTTTCGGAGACAATGCTGGAGCAGCAAATGCAGTGTATGACTGAGGGATCATTATGCCTCTGGTGGGATGCAAGAGTCTCTGGATGGGATCGAGGGACTCGGGAGAGAGTTCATTGTCTCCAAACGAGCCAAGAAGCTCCGAAATGATGAGGTCAAAGAATTGCTCGGACCGGCTTTCGTAGGTGCGCATGTCGGACATGATCACTTCCACACGGTGACCCTGGGCGTTCCAGACGTCGTTGTTGCGTTGCATGAGCTGAACATAGGCTGCAgggttcttctccactgCTACAATCTTCACCTGCGTCTTTGTAGTcgtggcagcagcaatagTACGGTCGACCAGGGGACCTCTTCCGGCACCAGCCACACAAACCATAAAAGTGCCTGTTGCGCTCTTCTTTTCTCGCACAAGATGTACTAGGGCCTTCCCTATCGCCTCCTCGTACAGCGTGTATTTGACTGGGTCCTGTTCAAACGCCTCGTATGTGCCATTTTCGAGATTGTCTGCGAGAGGTTGCAGAGGCGCCTGCAGAAAGTCGTGGTATCCGTCTGAGAACTTTTCGAGTGCCGACGGACTCGGTCGACGCGCGTAAATATATCTCAGGTATATGAGAAAGGCCTGTTCCCCTCCTCGGAACTTTTCAGCTGCCATCGCGTCTTCCTGGAGCAAAGTCAGAGGTTTGAGCTTGAGACATCGTAGCAAAAGTTGTTGTAGCGACTTACTGAACACTGGGTAGcccttggggttgggaATAAAGGAGCCTGCTGACACGCAGACGAAAGAGATGGGTTCTGCCATCCATCTATCTATCACGTGTAGCGGAGGTAGAGCTCTGGGGAGCTGTAGAGCCACCGATAAGGATGACGGATAGCCGGCCATGGTGCGCACTGAGTGCCAGACTTCCCATATGGATAGTGGATCTGACATCTGCGACGGTTTTCGAGCATGTCCGCCTAGATGGGGGCTACTCTGGGTTGCGTCAGCCTCGGCAAATGGCAGATGAATGGCCACCTGGATGCAGGGAGAGTGTCTGAGGGCGGCTGCGACGGCATGGGCGTAGGTGGCCACGTTTTTGCGGCTCTTGGGGCCCGGAATGATGGCAAAGGCCACTCCACAGTAGGAGGCGTAGGCCAGCTCATGCTTGAGCACCTGGAGAGACATTGCGGCGGTGGCTTCGTTTTTGGCGTCCAGCTCGATCCATGCGCTGGCCAGAACCACCGTCGAGTGTACATGCGAGCCTCCCGGCATGATGGTCACATCGTCCAGAGACGGGGGAGGCACAGTCAGCTGTCCGGCAGTGATGCTCTGCTCCACCTTGGTTCGGTAATgggtgttggtgatggtggcgGTGATCATGTCGTAGCCCTGCTCCAGCGCACAGTCGACAATGAGCTGCGACGAGTGGCCGTCGGCACTGGGCATGTTGATTCCAATGAAGCATGGTTCGGGCTGATCAGGCGCCTCCGAATCAGGAGTGGTGTCAGCTCCACTGGCTCCAGACCCGCCGCTCTGGGCCACGTCCGGCGACGACAtcccccctcctcctctgctGGCGGTCGAAAAAACACTGCTGGCGGCGCTAGCTTTTCGTTCCATCGTAGATCGCGCGTGTAAAAGCAGTATAGGACACTGTCTTTTCAAAAGCCCCTGAATTTTGGACTCAAATCTTAGTGCAGCCTGTACAGGTGGTGAGGTGCATCCAGAGGGTTGCCCGGGAGACGACCCCGCATGATCGGCACCGGATGGAGATTTGCACGCGTGAAGTTCGTGTTTGTGGGGGAATACAAGACGGCCGTTGTGGCTTGGACCGTGTTTTCGAAGATGGGGCTGAAAAAAGAGTGGATCTGGGCTTTGGCCGGGTTGATTAGTCATCATATAGAGTTGATATTAGTGaggcggtggtggagtttATTTTGGTTGCCGCACTAGTGCAATTTGTGTAAACAGATGGGGTTATAATGATAATAATAATGATATTTGGGGGGTTACAGGTAGTTGTATTTTGGGGGTTATTTGTGGATTTTTCTTTGATTTTTCTTTGATTTTCCTTGTTTGTTGTGACTCGTTATTACTTGATGACTTTGGATTTTTATTTGGATTTTTATGGATTTTCCTTGTTTGTTATTGTTACTCGTTATTACTTGATGACTTTGGATTTATATTTGGATTTTACTTACAATTACTCGAAAATCACCAGAAAATTACCCGAAAATTACTCGAAATTACTTGCAATTTACTTGGATTTTTATTTGGATTTTACTTACAATTACTCGAAATTACTCAAAAAACTTGCAATCAACTCTGGCGAATGACAAAAATGATATTAAATAGGCAGCGAAACAACATCTAAAGCCCTGATACTgataccaccaccatggatACTACTCCTAATCACCCTAGATGGCAGACTGCATCTGCATCTGCACTGCCCCTCCACCTTCTGGAATCTTCTCGACGAAATAGACCCAAAAGTCGATCTCAAAATTGAGCAGAAAATAACATAGCAAATGTCGACGAATCTCGGATACGGCATAGCGTCGGAACAATTTATCCGCCCATCGGGAAAGGCCGATCGGTTCTGTATGAccaggtcacgtgaagcACTGCCACCGTCACTTTGCCACCCTGTCGCCACCCACTGAAACGGCAACACAGCCGTGATTGGTCATACCCTGGAGTGGAACCGCAAGATCACGAGATGGTGGACAGCGTTTATCATCGCCCATCGGCTTTGTCAGAGGAGTGCTAAAATTAGCCCTGCCATAATTATGCCAGTGTCTTGTGAGGTCATTGCATGTGCATGAACTCTGATGGGCTCGATGTAGGCAACTAATTGAGATGGAAAAGCCGATTTTTTCAAGCTTGACACTTGATTTCTTCCccagctcttcttcaactccTCAAAAAGCCTCCCGTCGCCCTCCCCATGTCCTTTGTAATGCCCGACTATGCCGAAACAGACCTGGCCCACTCGCCACCAGCTACTCCTCTCCCACACTCCCATACTGACCCATTCGCGCCACCAGTCGACATCTACGACCTGGGAAACATGTACATTGTGGTGACAAGTCTGCCGGCGGTGCGGTCGGCGGACCTGGAAACCGCCTACGACGCAGACTCCAACAGCCTGACCATCAGTGGCCACTACACCAACCCCTTTGCACATCTGTCCGACTGTCTCATGGTGGGAGAACGACACAACGGCTCCTTCCAGAGAACGGTGCGGTTTCCGCCAACGGTCAAAATCGACCCGCAAAAGGTCAAAATGCACATGGCCAACGGGATTCTTGAAATGCACTTGATGAAACAGCGGGACGCACTCAAGTGAACCGCTCGACAACCTCCCCTGCATCACCCAACACTCACCATCCCTAACTGTATACTAGCATTCTGAATTAATATCTTCCTCTTTGATTGTTCCTTAGGCATATCAGCGGGGATCCCGTATCGTAGTTACAACCATCAACACTTTTTGGTAAGTGTACCATTCTATACTCCAACTGGTCTGcaactgtacaagtatctacAGCAGAACCTATGGTAAAGACATTGCATTTTTACAGGAAGTATCGTCCTACACGTTGATAAATCCAAAGATGCGGAACTTCTTCCACTTTTATCATCATCCCCTACTCGTACACTCGTACTCTTTGTTCGATCGCGATTCATTTCTATAAATAAtcttgtatgtacatttACTCGGCAACAACCAGAGAAGCGGCACCCATACCGGTACCAATGCACATGGAGGTGACACCGACCTTCTTGCCAGACTCCTTAAGCTCGGAGAGCAGAGTGGCAAACTGTCGAGCACCGGTGGCTCCCAGAGGGTGGCCAATAGCAATGGCACCACCTCGGGGGTTGACCTTGGACTCGTCGATTCCACAATGCTGGATGGAGAACAGAGCCTGGGAAGCGAAAGCCTCGTTGATCTCGAAAACGTCAACGTCGTTGACGGTCAGACCAAGGTCCTCAAGGACAGCAGGAATGGCGTAAGCGGGGCCAATTCCCATGAGCTCGGGGGGAACACCGACGGTCTTGCAGTGGACAAACTTGGCAAGGATGGGCTGGCCAAGCTTCTCGGCAACAGATCGTCGCATGAGGAGAACGGCTCCGGCACCGTCGGAGATCTGAGAGGCGTTACCAGCGTGGGTGGTTCCCTCGGCGGAGAAAGCAGGCTTGAGCTTGCCGAGCTTCTCGGCGGTGACACCAGGTCGGATACcgtcgtccttgttgacggta
This genomic interval from Yarrowia lipolytica chromosome 1E, complete sequence contains the following:
- a CDS encoding uncharacterized protein (Compare to YALI0E18524g, similar to Saccharomyces cerevisiae HSL7 (YBR133C); ancestral locus Anc_3.399, weakly similar to uniprot|P38274 Saccharomyces cerevisiae YBR133c HSL7 adapter in a regulatory pathway that relieves tyrosine phosphorylation of CDC28 singleton), with the protein product MMTNQPGQSPDPLFFQPHLRKHGPSHNGRLVFPHKHELHACKSPSGADHAGSSPGQPSGCTSPPVQAALRFESKIQGLLKRQCPILLLHARSTMERKASAASSVFSTASRGGGGMSSPDVAQSGGSGASGADTTPDSEAPDQPEPCFIGINMPSADGHSSQLIVDCALEQGYDMITATITNTHYRTKVEQSITAGQLTVPPPSLDDVTIMPGGSHVHSTVVLASAWIELDAKNEATAAMSLQVLKHELAYASYCGVAFAIIPGPKSRKNVATYAHAVAAALRHSPCIQVAIHLPFAEADATQSSPHLGGHARKPSQMSDPLSIWEVWHSVRTMAGYPSSLSVALQLPRALPPLHVIDRWMAEPISFVCVSAGSFIPNPKGYPVFSKSLQQLLLRCLKLKPLTLLQEDAMAAEKFRGGEQAFLIYLRYIYARRPSPSALEKFSDGYHDFLQAPLQPLADNLENGTYEAFEQDPVKYTLYEEAIGKALVHLVREKKSATGTFMVCVAGAGRGPLVDRTIAAATTTKTQVKIVAVEKNPAAYVQLMQRNNDVWNAQGHRVEVIMSDMRTYESRSEQFFDLIISELLGSFGDNELSPESLDPIQRLLHPTRGIMIPQSYTAFAAPALSPKLYNSVLSGGPTPAQGPQQGSGGTTSSPNNSFNTPYVVMLKQVDILAQAKPLWSFAHPGNPAAFSKENIHNTRFSKTSFEIPAKACVHGIAGYFEAVLFQDVSLSTVPHTRHKSPDMLSWFPIWFPLKTPMNVPDHSEADLCFWRKTDGKVVWYEWAAETFFKPLQSGPRMRLSCSEIHNVGRESVMRL
- a CDS encoding uncharacterized protein (Compare to YALI0E18546g, similar to Saccharomyces cerevisiae HSP42 (YDR171W); ancestral locus Anc_8.369, some similarities with uniprot|Q12329 Saccharomyces cerevisiae YDR171w HSP42), with protein sequence MSFVMPDYAETDLAHSPPATPLPHSHTDPFAPPVDIYDLGNMYIVVTSLPAVRSADLETAYDADSNSLTISGHYTNPFAHLSDCLMVGERHNGSFQRTVRFPPTVKIDPQKVKMHMANGILEMHLMKQRDALK